The proteins below come from a single Balaenoptera acutorostrata chromosome 2, mBalAcu1.1, whole genome shotgun sequence genomic window:
- the RPL18A gene encoding 60S ribosomal protein L18a — protein sequence MKASGTLREYKVVGRCLPTPKCRTPPLYRMRIFAPNHVVAKSRFWYFVSQLKKMKKSSGEIVYCGQVFEKSPLRVKNFGIWLRYDSRSGTHNMYREYRDLTTAGAVTQCYRDMGARHRARAHSIQIMKVEEIAASKCRRPAVKQFHDSKIKFPLPHRVLRRQHKPRFTTKRPNTFF from the exons ATGAAGGCCTCGGGCACG CTTCGAGAATACAAGGTGGTGGGGCGCTGCCTGCCGACCCCCAAGTGCCGCACGCCGCCCCTCTATCGCATGCGGATCTTTGCACCTAACCATGTTGTTGCCAAGTCCCGCTTCTGGTACTTTGTATCTCAgctgaagaagatgaagaagtcTTCAGGGGAAATTGTCTACTGTGGACAG GTGTTCGAAAAATCTCCCCTGCGGGTGAAGAACTTCGGCATCTGGCTGCGCTATGACTCCCGCAGTGGCACCCACAACATGTACCGGGAGTACCGGGACCTGACCACAGCCGGTGCTGTCACCCAGTGCT ACCGAGACATGGGCGCCCGGCACCGTGCCCGGGCCCACTCGATCCAGATCATGAAGGTGGAGGAGATCGCAGCCAGCAAGTGCCGGCGACCAGCAGTCAAGCAGTTCCAC GACTCCAAGATCAAATTCCCACTGCCCCACCGGGTTCTCCGTCGCCAGCACAAGCCACGCTTCACCACCAAGAGGCCCAACACCTTCTTTTAG